A window of the Candidatus Omnitrophota bacterium genome harbors these coding sequences:
- a CDS encoding GDP-L-fucose synthase, translating into SELDLRDNGSVTAFFENEIPEYVFFAAGTVGGIMANIKYPADFIYNNIAMAVNVIEESYKNKVKKLLYLGSSCIYPKNANQPIKEECLMSGELEETNKPFAIAKLAGIELCQAYNKQYGTSNICLIPSNVFGINDNYDFENSHLVAALIRKIYEAKNENKPFVKLWGTGRVLREALCSDELAEACLFFMNKYSGSDVINIGSGLDYYISDLAQMIKEISGYEGTIEFDTSKPDGMYKKQLDVSRAAKLGWKTKGDLIMELTKTYNDFVANYNKYCMN; encoded by the coding sequence AGCGAGTTAGATTTGAGAGACAATGGAAGTGTAACTGCTTTTTTTGAAAACGAAATCCCCGAATATGTGTTTTTTGCAGCAGGTACTGTCGGGGGAATTATGGCTAACATTAAATACCCGGCAGATTTCATTTATAATAATATAGCGATGGCAGTTAATGTTATTGAGGAGTCATATAAAAATAAAGTAAAAAAGCTGCTGTATCTTGGTAGCAGTTGTATATATCCCAAAAACGCAAATCAACCAATCAAAGAAGAGTGTCTGATGAGTGGGGAATTAGAGGAAACAAACAAACCATTCGCAATAGCTAAACTTGCCGGTATTGAACTATGCCAGGCATATAATAAACAATACGGAACAAGCAATATTTGTCTTATACCCTCAAATGTATTTGGTATAAATGATAATTATGATTTTGAGAATTCACATTTAGTCGCTGCGCTGATTAGAAAAATATATGAGGCGAAAAATGAAAACAAGCCATTTGTAAAACTCTGGGGAACCGGTCGAGTATTAAGAGAAGCTTTGTGTTCCGATGAATTAGCTGAAGCATGTTTGTTTTTTATGAACAAATATTCGGGGAGTGATGTTATAAATATTGGGAGTGGGTTAGACTATTACATTTCTGACCTGGCACAAATGATAAAAGAAATTTCCGGTTATGAGGGGACAATAGAATTCGATACAAGTAAGCCGGACGGTATGTACAAAAAACAATTAGATGTCAGCAGGGCAGCCAAATTGGGTTGGAAAACTAAGGGGGATTTAATCATGGAATTAACAAAAACCTATAATGATTTTGTTGCGAATTACAATAAATATTGTATGAATTAA